A genomic segment from Bradyrhizobium sp. CB1015 encodes:
- a CDS encoding Trm112 family protein yields MNAPTERPEASVDPKLLEILVCPLTKGPLEFDSERQELISRSAKLAYPIRDGIPIMLPEEARKID; encoded by the coding sequence ATGAACGCGCCCACCGAACGTCCCGAAGCCAGCGTCGATCCCAAATTGCTGGAGATCCTGGTCTGCCCGCTGACCAAGGGCCCGCTCGAATTCGACTCCGAGCGGCAGGAGCTGATCTCGCGCAGCGCCAAGCTCGCCTATCCCATTCGCGACGGCATCCCGATCATGCTGCCGGAAGAGGCGCGCAAGATCGATTGA
- a CDS encoding cytochrome b/b6 domain-containing protein, with the protein MIEEAMPEARGVSGRTPADRTAPRTIAVWDLPLRLWHWALAAGVLAAWFTPTVYDGLHRVVGYTVLGLLAFRLVWGFWGSRYSRFRMVGVRLRASPRYLWNLRRGITGRYIGLNPAGTLMLVALLVSLAVSTVTGAMSVTVTFFGVWWVEDVHHYSSDAVIVLVVLHVAGVVLMVFLQRENLIRAMITGRKRIRGHL; encoded by the coding sequence TTGATTGAAGAAGCAATGCCAGAAGCGCGCGGGGTGTCCGGTAGGACCCCCGCGGATCGAACCGCTCCGCGGACAATCGCGGTCTGGGACCTCCCGCTGCGTCTCTGGCACTGGGCTCTCGCGGCCGGCGTTCTGGCCGCGTGGTTCACACCGACCGTCTATGACGGCCTTCACCGCGTGGTCGGCTACACGGTGCTGGGGCTTCTCGCGTTTCGCCTGGTCTGGGGCTTCTGGGGAAGCCGCTATTCGCGCTTCCGCATGGTCGGCGTCCGGCTGCGCGCCTCGCCTCGCTATCTCTGGAATCTGCGCCGCGGCATCACCGGCCGCTATATCGGGCTCAATCCCGCCGGCACGCTGATGCTGGTCGCGTTGCTGGTCTCGCTCGCCGTATCGACCGTCACGGGAGCGATGTCGGTTACCGTCACGTTCTTCGGCGTGTGGTGGGTCGAAGACGTCCACCATTATTCATCGGATGCCGTCATCGTCCTGGTCGTGCTCCACGTCGCTGGTGTGGTGCTGATGGTATTCCTGCAGCGCGAGAACCTGATCCGCGCGATGATCACCGGACGCAAGCGCATTCGCGGCCATCTCTAA
- a CDS encoding LON peptidase substrate-binding domain-containing protein: MPINIEYRGPADLPEIIPVFPLPGALLLPRGQMPLNIFEPRYLAMVDDSFRDGHRLIGMIQPDVAHSRKDSDKPALFRVGCVGRITQLAESGDGRYILELTGVSRFKVVEELEVLTPYRQCKVDFFAFVDDFTARMGEEEVDREALLAVLADFLKANNLKVDWEGVESAPNEALVNALAMMSPYGPAEKQAMLEAPDLKTRAEILIAVTEMDLAKKRTSGDPPLQ; the protein is encoded by the coding sequence ATGCCGATCAACATCGAATATCGCGGGCCCGCCGACCTCCCGGAGATCATTCCGGTGTTTCCGCTGCCGGGCGCGCTGCTGCTGCCCCGCGGCCAGATGCCGCTCAACATCTTCGAGCCGCGCTACCTCGCGATGGTCGACGATTCCTTCCGTGACGGGCATCGCCTGATCGGCATGATCCAGCCCGACGTCGCCCATTCACGGAAGGATTCCGACAAGCCGGCGCTGTTCCGCGTCGGCTGCGTCGGCCGCATCACCCAGCTCGCCGAATCCGGCGACGGCCGCTACATCCTCGAGCTCACCGGCGTTTCGCGCTTCAAGGTGGTCGAGGAGCTCGAGGTGCTCACCCCCTATCGGCAGTGCAAGGTGGACTTCTTCGCTTTCGTCGACGACTTCACGGCGCGCATGGGCGAGGAGGAGGTCGACCGCGAGGCGCTGCTGGCTGTGCTGGCGGACTTCCTGAAGGCCAACAATCTCAAGGTCGATTGGGAAGGCGTCGAGAGCGCGCCCAATGAGGCGCTCGTCAATGCGCTGGCGATGATGTCGCCCTATGGCCCCGCGGAGAAACAGGCGATGCTGGAGGCGCCCGACCTGAAGACCCGCGCCGAGATCCTGATCGCCGTCACCGAGATGGACCTCGCCAAGAAGCGCACCAGCGGCGATCCGCCGCTGCAGTGA
- a CDS encoding MHYT domain-containing protein: protein MLAYEPGVTTGYGIVLTASSLAAAMLLTSVGFGVAVVTSGRWRAAAGGVIIGGGIASMHYLGMWALEVPGRVSWSVDLVLLSIVLGMCLGYAALAVALTRQGYPGTLAAAVLLTLAIVSHHFTAMGAVEITPDPALATDTLSLSPAFLALAIAGVALSVLGMSLIGVLADRRLATRTARFEEIISQLSVARQQLEGSQNELKEQKLRLDTAINHMVEGLCMFDAEKRLVICNERYARLYRLPPELLRAGTPHRDIIRHRVTSGILEGEASDFAAERQIAKLDALPIHAVSSRIDAFADGRRRLGGNAPGCHRATPVRSEDHLHGAT from the coding sequence ATGCTCGCCTACGAGCCCGGTGTCACCACGGGCTACGGCATCGTGTTGACGGCGTCATCTCTTGCAGCGGCCATGCTGCTGACCTCGGTCGGCTTCGGCGTCGCGGTCGTCACGTCCGGCCGCTGGCGCGCGGCGGCTGGCGGCGTCATCATCGGCGGCGGCATTGCCAGCATGCACTATCTCGGGATGTGGGCACTTGAGGTGCCGGGCCGAGTCTCCTGGTCCGTCGACCTCGTGCTCCTCTCCATCGTTCTGGGCATGTGTCTCGGCTATGCTGCACTGGCGGTCGCGCTCACCCGTCAGGGCTATCCGGGCACGCTCGCCGCGGCCGTCCTGCTGACGCTCGCCATCGTCTCGCATCACTTCACGGCCATGGGTGCCGTAGAGATCACACCGGATCCGGCGCTCGCGACCGATACGCTTTCGCTTTCTCCGGCGTTCCTCGCGCTCGCCATCGCCGGTGTCGCATTGTCCGTGCTGGGGATGAGCCTGATCGGCGTGCTTGCCGATCGTCGTCTGGCGACCAGAACCGCCAGGTTCGAGGAGATCATCAGCCAGCTTTCCGTCGCCCGGCAGCAGCTCGAAGGGTCGCAAAACGAGCTCAAGGAACAGAAGCTGAGGCTGGACACGGCCATCAACCACATGGTCGAGGGCCTTTGCATGTTCGACGCCGAGAAGCGGCTTGTCATCTGCAACGAGCGTTACGCCCGGTTGTACCGGCTGCCGCCGGAACTGCTGCGGGCGGGAACTCCGCACCGCGACATCATCAGACATCGCGTCACGAGCGGCATACTCGAAGGCGAGGCCAGCGATTTCGCCGCCGAACGGCAGATCGCCAAGCTCGACGCACTGCCGATCCATGCCGTTTCGAGCCGCATCGACGCGTTCGCCGATGGCCGGCGGCGGCTGGGTGGCAACGCACCTGGATGTCACCGAGCAACGCCGGTCCGAAGCGAAGATCACCTACATGGCGCAACATGA
- the panE gene encoding 2-dehydropantoate 2-reductase, with translation MRILVVGAGAIGGYFGGRLLQAGRDVTFLVRPRRAGELASAGLVIKSPNGDVTLKNPPTVQADALKDKFDVVLLSCKAFDLDDAIKSFAPAVGPNTAIIPMLNGMKHLDTLDARFGKERVLGGLCAIAATLNEKREVVQLQPMQSITYGERDGTMSDRVKAIDEAFKSGINGASASQNIMQDMWEKWVFLSSLAASTSLMRASVGNILAAPGGRDFLLGILDETSSVAAAAGYPPGGPFFERVKGNLTTEGSPLTASMFRDIKAGLPVEADHVIGDLIARADAAKVPVPKLRIAYTHLKAYERQRAG, from the coding sequence ATGCGTATCCTCGTGGTCGGCGCCGGCGCCATCGGCGGCTATTTTGGTGGCAGGCTGTTGCAGGCCGGCCGCGACGTCACCTTCCTGGTCCGGCCGCGCCGCGCCGGCGAGCTCGCGAGCGCCGGCCTCGTCATCAAGAGCCCGAACGGCGATGTGACCTTGAAGAACCCGCCGACGGTCCAGGCCGACGCGCTCAAGGACAAGTTCGACGTCGTGCTGCTCAGCTGCAAGGCGTTCGACCTCGACGATGCCATCAAGTCGTTCGCCCCGGCGGTCGGGCCCAACACCGCGATCATCCCGATGCTCAACGGCATGAAGCATCTCGACACGCTGGATGCCAGGTTCGGCAAGGAGCGCGTGCTCGGCGGACTCTGCGCCATCGCGGCGACTTTGAACGAGAAGCGCGAGGTGGTGCAGCTCCAGCCGATGCAGTCGATCACTTACGGCGAGCGCGACGGCACGATGTCGGACCGGGTGAAGGCGATCGACGAGGCCTTCAAGAGCGGCATCAATGGCGCCAGCGCCAGCCAGAACATCATGCAGGACATGTGGGAGAAGTGGGTGTTCCTGTCCTCGCTCGCGGCAAGCACCAGCCTGATGCGCGCCTCGGTCGGCAACATCCTTGCGGCTCCCGGCGGCCGGGATTTCCTGCTCGGCATACTGGATGAGACCAGCTCGGTCGCGGCTGCAGCGGGCTACCCGCCGGGCGGACCGTTCTTCGAGCGCGTCAAAGGCAATCTCACCACCGAGGGCTCGCCGTTGACGGCGTCGATGTTCCGCGACATCAAGGCGGGCCTGCCTGTCGAGGCCGATCACGTCATCGGCGACCTCATCGCGCGCGCCGACGCTGCCAAGGTGCCGGTGCCGAAGCTGCGCATCGCCTATACGCATCTGAAGGCGTATGAGAGACAGCGGGCGGGGTAG
- a CDS encoding MATE family efflux transporter — protein MSAAKPLWTTFLRFLAPLMLSNALQSLFGTVSNVYLGQMIGVDALAAVSAFFPVMFFLFAFVMGLSTGATVLIGQAFGAGEHGRIKIIVGTTLAVGLLLSIAIALVGGLFSRRLMVMLATPADILDEASAYARIMLLTMPLGFVFLLMTAMIRGVGDGLTPLLALALSTAIGLILTPMLIHGTFGLPAVGITSPAWAAATGNALTLIVLAVYLLRRKHALAPDATLLRHLRLNGAVFGTILGIGLPSAIGMVVMAIAELVLLGLVNGFGSNATAAYGAVNQVMGYAQFTAMSISIAVSILGAQAVGGGDRARLDGIVRMGLAFNIVLTGGLVALIYLAPRAVLGIFIRDVAVLDLAKGLLNVALWSSVPFGLATVFSGAMRGAGVALTPMLLSIFAIAAIELPAAIILSHTVGLTGVWAAYPIVFCAMLILQMGYYHLVWRKRAIRRLI, from the coding sequence ATGTCTGCCGCAAAGCCGCTCTGGACCACATTCCTTCGCTTCCTCGCACCCCTGATGTTGAGCAACGCGCTGCAATCGCTGTTCGGCACTGTCAGCAACGTCTATCTCGGCCAGATGATCGGCGTCGACGCGCTCGCCGCGGTCTCGGCGTTCTTCCCGGTGATGTTCTTCCTGTTCGCCTTCGTCATGGGCCTGAGCACCGGCGCCACCGTGCTGATCGGCCAGGCCTTCGGCGCTGGCGAGCATGGCCGGATCAAGATCATCGTCGGCACCACACTCGCCGTCGGCCTGCTGCTCTCGATCGCGATTGCACTCGTCGGCGGGCTCTTCAGCCGGCGCTTGATGGTCATGCTCGCCACGCCCGCGGACATTCTCGATGAAGCCAGCGCCTACGCGCGCATCATGCTGTTGACGATGCCGCTCGGCTTCGTCTTCCTGCTGATGACGGCGATGATCCGCGGCGTCGGCGACGGACTGACGCCGCTGCTGGCGCTGGCCTTGTCGACGGCGATCGGCCTCATCCTGACGCCGATGCTGATCCACGGCACGTTCGGATTGCCGGCGGTCGGCATCACCAGTCCTGCCTGGGCGGCTGCGACTGGCAACGCGCTGACGCTGATCGTGCTGGCCGTCTATCTGCTGCGGCGAAAGCACGCGCTCGCGCCGGACGCGACGCTGCTGCGTCACCTGCGGCTCAACGGCGCCGTGTTCGGCACAATTCTCGGCATCGGCTTGCCGAGCGCGATCGGGATGGTGGTGATGGCGATCGCCGAGCTTGTGCTGCTCGGCCTCGTCAACGGCTTCGGCTCGAATGCCACCGCGGCCTATGGCGCCGTCAACCAGGTGATGGGCTACGCGCAGTTCACGGCGATGTCGATCTCGATCGCAGTCTCGATCCTCGGCGCCCAGGCCGTCGGCGGCGGCGACCGGGCCCGACTCGACGGCATCGTGCGGATGGGCCTTGCGTTCAACATCGTCCTGACCGGCGGGCTGGTGGCGCTGATCTATCTTGCGCCGCGCGCGGTGCTCGGAATCTTCATCAGGGACGTCGCCGTGCTGGATCTGGCGAAGGGATTGCTCAACGTCGCCTTGTGGAGCTCGGTGCCGTTCGGGCTCGCCACCGTGTTCTCGGGCGCGATGCGCGGCGCCGGCGTCGCGTTGACGCCGATGCTGCTGTCGATCTTCGCGATTGCCGCGATCGAGCTGCCGGCCGCAATCATCCTCAGCCACACCGTCGGCCTGACCGGCGTGTGGGCCGCCTATCCCATCGTGTTCTGCGCCATGTTGATTCTGCAGATGGGCTATTACCACCTGGTGTGGCGCAAGCGGGCAATCCGGCGCCTGATCTGA
- the trxA gene encoding thioredoxin, whose product MTIIDQGNGAAGPAAADLIKDTTTQTFVKDVIEESKRQPVLIDFWAEWCGPCKQLTPVLEKAVKAAKGKVKLVKMNIDHHPAIPGQMGIQSIPAVIAFVNGQPADGFMGAVPESQVNAFIERLTKGVTAPGEVNVAEIVQEADAVLAEGDAAAAAQIYAEALQHDSTNIAALAGLAKCYAVSGAMEQAKQTLAMVPESKRNDPAVKAVQTAIDLAEQAKSLGPVAELEQKVAANPLDHQARFDLATALNAQGNRAAATEQLLEIVKRDRKWNDDGARKQLVQFFEAWGGTDDATVEGRKRLSTILFS is encoded by the coding sequence GTGACGATCATCGACCAGGGTAACGGAGCGGCGGGCCCGGCTGCGGCCGACCTGATCAAGGACACCACCACCCAGACCTTCGTGAAGGACGTCATCGAGGAATCGAAGCGCCAGCCCGTGCTGATCGATTTCTGGGCGGAATGGTGCGGCCCCTGCAAGCAGCTCACCCCGGTCCTGGAGAAGGCGGTGAAGGCGGCCAAGGGCAAGGTCAAGCTGGTCAAGATGAACATCGACCATCACCCGGCAATTCCGGGCCAGATGGGCATCCAGTCAATCCCGGCCGTGATCGCCTTCGTCAACGGCCAGCCGGCCGACGGCTTCATGGGCGCGGTGCCGGAGAGCCAGGTCAACGCCTTCATCGAGCGGCTGACCAAGGGCGTCACCGCACCGGGCGAGGTCAACGTCGCCGAGATCGTGCAGGAGGCCGACGCGGTGCTCGCCGAGGGCGACGCGGCGGCGGCCGCGCAGATCTATGCCGAGGCGCTGCAGCATGATTCGACCAACATCGCGGCGCTGGCGGGCCTCGCCAAGTGCTACGCCGTCTCCGGCGCGATGGAGCAGGCCAAGCAGACGCTGGCCATGGTGCCGGAATCCAAGCGCAACGACCCGGCCGTGAAGGCTGTGCAGACCGCGATCGATCTCGCCGAGCAGGCGAAATCGCTCGGACCGGTCGCCGAGCTGGAACAGAAAGTCGCCGCAAACCCGCTCGATCATCAGGCTAGATTCGACCTCGCCACAGCGCTCAACGCCCAAGGCAATCGCGCGGCGGCGACCGAGCAGCTGCTCGAGATCGTCAAGCGCGACCGCAAATGGAACGACGACGGCGCCCGCAAGCAGCTGGTGCAGTTCTTCGAGGCCTGGGGCGGTACGGATGATGCAACCGTCGAAGGCCGCAAACGTTTGTCGACGATCCTGTTTTCGTAA
- a CDS encoding DUF2239 family protein yields MAMIPMQGTYTAFAGQRRLASGTAGDVALAVKRATQPLDQPIIIFDDGTGRSIDFDLRGDDREVLARLAKLASPSAEATEAPAEPRGRGRPKLGVVAREVTLLPRHWEWLNAQAGGASVALRKLVDGARRASGDKDRERQARDAAYHFMSTMAGDLPQFEEASRALFADDRRRFTSLIADWPADIRDHIVKLAYSDRA; encoded by the coding sequence ATGGCAATGATTCCAATGCAAGGGACCTACACAGCCTTCGCCGGCCAGCGCCGGCTGGCCTCCGGCACGGCGGGCGATGTTGCGCTTGCCGTCAAGCGGGCGACGCAACCGCTGGACCAGCCGATCATCATCTTCGACGACGGCACGGGCCGGTCGATCGATTTCGACCTGCGCGGTGACGACCGCGAGGTGCTGGCACGGCTTGCGAAGCTTGCCTCGCCGTCGGCGGAGGCGACCGAAGCGCCCGCAGAGCCGCGCGGACGGGGCCGGCCGAAACTCGGCGTGGTCGCGCGCGAAGTCACCTTGCTGCCGCGGCACTGGGAGTGGCTCAACGCGCAGGCCGGCGGCGCTTCGGTCGCGCTGCGCAAGCTCGTCGACGGAGCCAGGCGCGCCAGCGGCGACAAGGACCGCGAGCGGCAGGCGCGCGATGCGGCCTACCACTTCATGTCGACCATGGCCGGCGATCTGCCGCAGTTCGAGGAAGCTTCGCGCGCACTATTCGCAGATGACCGGCGACGCTTCACCTCGCTGATCGCCGACTGGCCGGCCGACATCCGCGACCACATCGTCAAGCTCGCCTACAGCGACCGCGCCTAA
- a CDS encoding TetR/AcrR family transcriptional regulator has protein sequence MTEQLSADDWTSQGLKALAKSGFTALKADPLAKAMGVSRGSFYWHFADLAAFHAAVLKRWREIAAEQIIADVEAASDEPLRILLRRSFGARLDLERAVRNWAAFDASAQGAVRAIDRRRLDYIEELLQKRGQAPATAQARAQILYWTFLGFALSGPSITAARLQTMLDELLAMVSA, from the coding sequence ATGACCGAACAGCTCTCCGCCGACGACTGGACCAGCCAGGGCCTCAAGGCACTGGCCAAGAGCGGCTTCACGGCGCTGAAGGCCGATCCGCTCGCCAAGGCCATGGGTGTGTCGCGCGGCAGCTTCTATTGGCATTTCGCCGATCTGGCCGCGTTTCACGCCGCCGTGCTGAAGCGCTGGCGCGAGATCGCGGCCGAGCAGATCATCGCCGACGTCGAAGCGGCCAGCGACGAGCCGCTCAGGATACTGCTGCGGAGATCCTTCGGCGCGCGGCTCGACCTCGAGCGCGCCGTGCGCAATTGGGCGGCGTTCGATGCGAGCGCGCAAGGGGCGGTGCGCGCAATCGACCGCCGCAGGCTCGACTATATCGAAGAGCTGCTGCAGAAGCGTGGGCAGGCCCCGGCAACGGCGCAGGCCCGCGCGCAGATCCTGTACTGGACATTTCTCGGTTTCGCCCTGTCGGGCCCGTCAATCACGGCCGCGCGGCTGCAGACCATGCTCGACGAGCTCCTGGCGATGGTCTCCGCCTAA
- a CDS encoding 2-hydroxychromene-2-carboxylate isomerase, whose translation MTRTAPQFLFDFGSPNAYLSHLAIPAIEQRIGVKFEYVPILLGGIFKATNNKSPAETLAGIKNKREFQQVETERFIKRFHVQPYVWNPHFPVNTLDLMRAAVAAQLEGVVETYVEAAFHHMWREPKKMDDPEIAAKALASSGLDAQKLFARSQEPEVKGRLIKNTEEAVARGAFGSPTFFVGNEMFFGKEQLREVEEMVKGE comes from the coding sequence TTGACCCGCACCGCCCCGCAATTCCTGTTCGATTTCGGTAGCCCCAACGCCTATCTCAGCCATCTGGCGATTCCGGCCATCGAACAGCGGATCGGCGTCAAGTTCGAATATGTGCCGATCCTGCTCGGCGGCATCTTCAAGGCGACCAACAACAAGTCGCCGGCCGAGACGCTCGCCGGCATCAAGAACAAGCGGGAGTTCCAGCAGGTCGAGACCGAGCGCTTCATCAAGCGCTTCCATGTCCAGCCCTATGTCTGGAATCCGCACTTCCCCGTCAACACGCTGGACCTGATGCGCGCGGCGGTCGCGGCGCAGCTCGAGGGCGTGGTCGAGACATATGTCGAGGCCGCCTTCCACCACATGTGGCGCGAGCCGAAGAAGATGGACGATCCCGAGATCGCGGCGAAGGCGCTGGCGTCGTCCGGCCTCGATGCGCAAAAGTTGTTTGCTCGCAGCCAGGAACCCGAGGTCAAGGGCAGATTGATCAAGAACACCGAGGAGGCGGTCGCCCGCGGCGCGTTCGGCTCGCCGACCTTCTTCGTCGGCAACGAAATGTTCTTCGGCAAGGAGCAGCTGCGCGAGGTCGAGGAGATGGTGAAGGGCGAGTAG
- a CDS encoding EAL domain-containing protein, with the protein MATHLDVTEQRRSEAKITYMAQHDALTELPNRVLLKARLEPALADTRGGKLHLAVLLLDLDRFKEVNDTLGHPAGDQLLRSVAARLLDCVRETTFVARLGGDEFAIVDYVTDPAADAASLAEAIHGALSEPFDLGDHQVIVGTSIGIAIAPQDGADCDTILRSADLALYSAKSGGRGAFRFFEPELDQLLRARRNLERDLRKALARSEFELHYQPFVNLKSGETCGFEALLRWHHPERGLVSPGEFIPVAEETGLILPLGEWVLRTACAEAAKWRSDLKIAINLSPAQFRSKELVSTIAGALAASAIASDRLELEVTETVIMHDSGTVFAALSQLRELGVRIALDDFGTGYSSLSFLQKFPFDKIKIDRSFVSELSSPTEEPHRIARAVVQFATSLGKTSTAEGVETAEQLDILRQEGCVEAQGFHLSPPMRASTIARLVDRKAEAGEYAA; encoded by the coding sequence GTGGCAACGCACCTGGATGTCACCGAGCAACGCCGGTCCGAAGCGAAGATCACCTACATGGCGCAACATGATGCGCTCACCGAGTTGCCGAACCGCGTGCTGCTCAAAGCGCGTCTGGAGCCCGCTCTTGCCGATACGCGTGGCGGAAAGCTCCATTTGGCGGTTCTCCTGCTCGATCTCGACCGCTTCAAGGAAGTCAACGACACGCTCGGACATCCGGCGGGCGACCAACTGCTGCGGTCGGTCGCGGCGCGCTTGCTGGATTGCGTCAGGGAGACGACGTTCGTCGCCCGACTGGGCGGCGACGAATTCGCAATCGTCGATTACGTGACCGATCCGGCTGCGGACGCGGCCTCTCTCGCCGAGGCGATCCATGGCGCGCTCAGCGAGCCGTTCGATCTCGGCGATCATCAGGTCATCGTGGGCACCAGCATCGGGATCGCCATTGCGCCCCAAGACGGCGCCGATTGCGACACGATCCTCAGGAGCGCAGATCTTGCCCTCTACTCGGCGAAGAGCGGCGGACGTGGCGCATTTCGCTTCTTCGAGCCGGAGCTGGACCAGCTCCTGCGTGCGCGCCGCAACCTGGAACGGGATCTGCGGAAGGCGCTTGCGAGGAGCGAATTCGAGCTCCACTACCAGCCGTTCGTCAATTTGAAGAGCGGCGAGACCTGCGGCTTCGAGGCGTTGCTGCGTTGGCATCACCCCGAGCGGGGCCTGGTCTCGCCCGGCGAATTCATTCCGGTCGCAGAGGAAACCGGCTTGATCCTGCCGCTGGGGGAATGGGTCTTGAGAACCGCCTGTGCCGAAGCGGCAAAATGGCGTTCCGATCTGAAGATCGCGATCAACCTGTCTCCGGCGCAATTCAGGAGCAAGGAGCTCGTGTCGACGATCGCGGGCGCACTGGCGGCTTCGGCGATTGCGTCAGACCGGCTCGAGCTCGAGGTCACCGAAACCGTCATCATGCACGATAGCGGGACCGTATTCGCAGCACTCAGCCAGCTGCGCGAACTCGGGGTGCGGATTGCCCTCGACGATTTCGGCACCGGCTATTCGTCGCTCAGCTTTCTGCAGAAGTTTCCATTCGACAAGATCAAGATCGATCGCAGTTTCGTCAGCGAGCTGTCCAGTCCGACGGAGGAGCCTCATCGGATCGCGCGGGCCGTGGTCCAATTCGCCACGAGCCTCGGCAAGACGTCCACCGCCGAAGGCGTCGAAACCGCCGAGCAACTGGACATCCTGCGTCAAGAGGGCTGCGTCGAGGCGCAGGGCTTTCACCTCAGCCCGCCGATGCGGGCCTCGACGATCGCACGGCTGGTGGACCGAAAGGCCGAGGCCGGCGAGTATGCCGCTTAG
- a CDS encoding PepSY domain-containing protein, with amino-acid sequence MKVIRVVAIALTIGIGAGSTAMADGFKDCTKLDKASWKPASEAEAKAKALGYEVRRSKVEGSCYEVYGVKEGKLYELFYSPEDLSLKHTIAK; translated from the coding sequence GTGAAGGTCATTCGTGTTGTTGCCATTGCACTGACGATCGGGATTGGCGCGGGATCGACGGCCATGGCCGACGGTTTCAAGGATTGCACCAAGCTCGACAAGGCGTCGTGGAAGCCGGCCAGCGAAGCCGAAGCCAAGGCCAAGGCACTGGGCTATGAGGTGCGGCGCTCCAAGGTCGAAGGCTCCTGCTACGAGGTCTACGGCGTCAAGGAAGGCAAGCTCTACGAGCTGTTCTACAGCCCCGAAGATCTCAGCCTGAAGCACACGATCGCCAAATAG
- a CDS encoding NAD(P)-dependent oxidoreductase — MTILVTGSAGHLGEALLRTVRGRGLPARGLDLKPTPFTDAVGSIVDPGFVRRQMDGVTAVIHTATLHKPHVATHRKPDFVDTNVTGTLNLLEAAAAAGVKSFVFTSTTSAFGSQLRPEAGQAAVWVTEALPSVPKNIYGTTKLMAENLCELFFRERALPVVILRTSRFFPEDDDDPTMRSAYTLENAQANELLYRRLDIADAVSAHLLAVERAPGIAFARYIVSATSPFEQRHLAALARDAAGVVRELYPECAQLYAARGWRLFPAIDRVYVNERARRELGWRPEFDFAHVLRSLRDGRDFRSTLAREVGSKGYHDTPFDDGPYPIAP, encoded by the coding sequence ATGACAATTCTGGTCACCGGCAGCGCAGGCCACCTCGGCGAGGCCCTTCTGCGGACGGTCCGTGGGCGCGGCTTGCCAGCGCGCGGGCTTGATCTCAAGCCCACCCCATTCACCGACGCTGTCGGCTCCATCGTCGATCCCGGCTTCGTGCGGCGCCAGATGGACGGCGTCACCGCCGTGATCCACACCGCGACGCTGCACAAGCCGCATGTTGCGACCCATCGCAAGCCGGATTTCGTCGACACCAACGTTACCGGCACGCTGAACCTGCTCGAGGCGGCCGCGGCGGCCGGCGTGAAGAGTTTTGTCTTCACCAGCACCACCAGCGCGTTCGGCTCGCAGCTCCGCCCCGAGGCGGGACAGGCGGCGGTGTGGGTCACCGAGGCGCTGCCGTCGGTGCCGAAGAACATCTACGGCACGACCAAGCTGATGGCCGAAAACCTCTGCGAGCTGTTCTTTCGCGAGCGCGCCCTGCCGGTCGTCATCCTGCGGACCTCGCGCTTCTTTCCGGAGGACGACGACGATCCGACGATGCGGTCGGCCTACACGCTCGAGAACGCGCAGGCCAACGAGCTGCTCTATCGCCGGCTGGATATCGCGGACGCGGTGAGCGCGCATCTGCTCGCCGTCGAGCGCGCGCCCGGCATCGCCTTCGCCCGTTACATCGTCTCGGCGACGAGCCCGTTCGAGCAACGCCATCTCGCCGCACTTGCGCGCGATGCCGCCGGCGTCGTGCGCGAGCTCTATCCGGAGTGCGCGCAGCTCTATGCGGCGCGCGGCTGGCGGCTCTTCCCCGCGATCGACCGGGTCTACGTCAACGAGCGCGCGCGGCGGGAGCTCGGCTGGCGACCCGAATTCGACTTCGCGCATGTGCTGCGCAGCCTGCGCGATGGCCGCGACTTCCGCAGCACGCTGGCGCGCGAGGTCGGATCGAAAGGCTATCACGACACGCCGTTCGACGACGGACCCTACCCCATCGCCCCGTAA